Proteins encoded together in one Chitinophaga sp. LS1 window:
- a CDS encoding dienelactone hydrolase family protein translates to MMKTICTLLLCIIVSFAKAQTPDYSAYSYEEYIHNGDTLRYRMLTPLHYDIHKKYPLIVFLHGSGERGRDNAAQLTHGGALFLKDSIRDKYPAFVIFPQLPNDSTWGPFERSDNGRMFPADAPPTASGRLVGELVDSLNKTGKIDTKKVYIGGLSLGGMGTFDLLARYPQKWAAGFPICGAGNVENAKKFKTVPVWIFHGDADPAVPVKGSRDYYAALKGLKAEVKYSEYPGVGHNSWDNAFAEPDLIPWLLSHKRK, encoded by the coding sequence ATGATGAAAACAATTTGTACCCTGCTGCTATGCATAATAGTATCTTTCGCCAAAGCACAGACACCCGATTACAGCGCATACAGTTACGAAGAATACATTCACAATGGTGATACCCTTCGCTACCGTATGCTCACACCTTTACACTACGATATCCATAAAAAATACCCCCTTATCGTATTCCTGCATGGATCAGGTGAACGTGGCCGTGACAATGCTGCCCAACTCACACATGGTGGTGCACTTTTTTTAAAAGACTCCATTCGTGATAAATACCCTGCCTTCGTCATCTTCCCGCAACTTCCCAACGATTCTACCTGGGGGCCGTTCGAACGCTCAGATAATGGCCGTATGTTCCCCGCTGATGCACCCCCTACCGCATCCGGCAGATTAGTAGGAGAGTTGGTAGACAGTTTAAATAAAACAGGCAAGATCGATACTAAGAAAGTCTATATCGGCGGATTATCGCTGGGAGGCATGGGTACATTCGACCTGCTGGCACGCTACCCGCAAAAGTGGGCGGCTGGCTTCCCCATCTGCGGTGCAGGGAATGTGGAAAATGCAAAGAAATTCAAAACGGTGCCTGTCTGGATATTCCATGGAGATGCAGATCCTGCCGTACCTGTGAAAGGTTCAAGGGATTATTATGCAGCACTGAAAGGATTGAAAGCTGAAGTAAAATATTCAGAATACCCGGGTGTAGGTCACAATAGCTGGGACAATGCTTTTGCCGAACCGGATTTAATACCGTGGTTACTCTCACACAAGCGTAAATAA
- a CDS encoding O-methyltransferase: protein MNVQWQLAKKYLNYYFTAGNRHDVHSPFVYAMIEDVLRDKSQPADFKVVEQLRKELLKSNETLQVTDLGAGSLMNAGNERAVRDITKHAAKPPRFGQLFYRLIQYYQPKYLLELGTSMGLSTSYMAKAAAPDAKVYTIEGCPNIAAKAGKNFQSLGLQNITQRVGNFDYVLAGVLDELPQVDYVFIDGNHRSVPTLEYFEQCLAKAHDHSIFIFDDIHWTEDMEKAWKTIQDHPRVTFTIDLFFIGLVFFLPDMKIKQHFVLKY, encoded by the coding sequence ATGAATGTACAGTGGCAACTTGCTAAAAAATACCTGAATTACTACTTCACAGCCGGTAACCGGCATGATGTGCACTCTCCGTTTGTGTACGCTATGATAGAAGATGTACTGAGGGATAAAAGCCAACCTGCGGATTTTAAAGTAGTTGAACAACTGCGGAAAGAGCTGTTAAAGAGTAATGAAACCCTGCAGGTCACCGATCTGGGTGCAGGGTCGCTTATGAATGCCGGCAATGAGCGGGCAGTGAGAGATATTACAAAGCATGCGGCCAAGCCGCCTAGGTTCGGACAGTTATTTTACAGACTCATTCAATATTACCAGCCAAAGTATTTACTGGAACTGGGTACTTCTATGGGGTTGTCTACTTCTTATATGGCAAAGGCAGCCGCACCGGATGCGAAAGTCTATACGATAGAAGGTTGTCCGAATATTGCGGCAAAGGCAGGGAAGAATTTTCAGTCACTGGGATTACAGAATATCACCCAGCGGGTAGGAAATTTTGACTATGTACTGGCAGGTGTGCTGGATGAGTTGCCACAGGTAGACTATGTATTCATTGATGGGAACCATCGCTCTGTACCTACACTGGAATACTTTGAACAGTGTCTCGCCAAAGCACATGATCATTCCATTTTTATCTTCGATGATATTCACTGGACGGAGGATATGGAGAAAGCATGGAAAACGATCCAGGATCATCCACGGGTAACCTTTACGATCGATTTGTTCTTTATCGGTTTGGTGTTTTTCCTGCCGGATATGAAGATAAAACAACACTTTGTATTGAAATATTAA
- a CDS encoding glycosyltransferase family 2 protein — translation MLNNKKIVVVLPAYNAALTLEKTYQEIPFDIVDEVVLVDDASKDDTVAVGKKLGIQHIIRHDNNKGYGGNQKSCYNKALELGADIVIMLHPDYQYTPKLIIAMSSIIANDVYPVVLGSRILGKGALKGGMPGYKYFFNRFLTLFQNLLMNEKLSEYHTGYRAFSATVLRDINYMADNDDFIFDNEMLSQIFMKGYEIGEVTCPTKYFDEASSINFKRSSIYGLGVLRVSLQHRFHKMGLIRAKIY, via the coding sequence ATGCTGAACAATAAAAAGATAGTGGTGGTATTACCTGCCTACAACGCTGCATTAACACTGGAAAAAACTTACCAGGAAATACCATTTGATATAGTTGATGAGGTAGTACTGGTTGACGACGCCAGTAAGGATGATACCGTCGCCGTTGGAAAAAAATTAGGTATCCAACATATCATCCGCCATGATAATAATAAAGGATATGGCGGAAACCAGAAATCCTGTTACAACAAAGCCCTGGAATTAGGCGCGGATATTGTAATCATGTTACATCCTGATTACCAGTACACTCCCAAGCTGATCATTGCCATGAGCTCGATCATTGCCAATGATGTTTACCCGGTAGTGCTCGGCTCCAGGATCCTTGGAAAAGGGGCCTTAAAAGGTGGAATGCCAGGTTATAAGTACTTCTTTAACCGGTTCCTGACCCTGTTTCAGAACCTGCTCATGAACGAAAAACTGAGTGAATACCACACCGGTTACCGTGCATTTTCAGCGACCGTACTCAGGGATATCAACTATATGGCTGACAATGACGATTTTATCTTTGATAATGAGATGTTGTCCCAGATCTTTATGAAAGGATACGAAATAGGGGAGGTAACCTGCCCTACCAAGTACTTTGATGAGGCATCCAGTATCAACTTTAAAAGAAGCAGTATATACGGATTAGGGGTATTGCGCGTATCATTGCAACACCGCTTCCATAAAATGGGGCTGATCCGGGCGAAAATTTATTAA